The following proteins are encoded in a genomic region of Rudaeicoccus suwonensis:
- the erm gene encoding 23S ribosomal RNA methyltransferase Erm, with translation MPRNPHVGSHELGQNFLVDRAAVARVIDLVSQRPGVIVEWGTGNGAITVALAELNRPVHGIEIDGPRARDLDRRTGPHVCIQEGDILRHAPPRNSVIVSNVPFHLTTPILRHLLDSPEWSTAVLITQWEVARKRAGVGGTTQMTAQWWPWYEFTLDRRIAAAAFRPQPSVDAGILIIERRSKPLLGSKERRRYQSWVAEVFRGRGRGLVDVLARQGVPRGLAQEIESQHKQSRRHTLPKDLRSQDWATLYGARRSRN, from the coding sequence ATGCCCAGAAATCCACACGTCGGCAGCCACGAACTCGGCCAAAATTTCCTTGTTGATCGGGCAGCCGTTGCCCGAGTCATCGACCTGGTGTCTCAGCGCCCTGGGGTCATCGTCGAGTGGGGCACCGGCAACGGTGCCATCACCGTGGCCTTGGCCGAGCTCAACCGGCCAGTCCATGGCATCGAGATCGACGGGCCGCGAGCGCGGGACCTCGATCGTCGTACAGGACCACATGTGTGTATTCAGGAAGGCGACATACTTCGTCACGCCCCGCCGCGAAATTCCGTCATCGTCTCGAACGTCCCGTTCCACCTGACAACGCCCATTCTCCGGCACCTGCTCGACTCGCCAGAATGGTCGACCGCAGTACTCATCACGCAATGGGAAGTCGCCCGTAAACGCGCCGGGGTGGGAGGCACCACTCAAATGACCGCACAGTGGTGGCCCTGGTACGAGTTCACCCTCGACCGGCGCATCGCGGCTGCAGCGTTTCGGCCACAACCATCGGTGGACGCAGGAATCTTGATCATCGAACGACGCTCGAAGCCGCTGCTCGGCTCGAAGGAGCGCAGAAGATACCAATCGTGGGTCGCAGAAGTATTCAGAGGTCGCGGTCGCGGACTCGTCGATGTCTTGGCACGTCAGGGCGTGCCAAGAGGACTAGCTCAAGAGATCGAGAGCCAGCACAAGCAGTCCAGGCGGCACACGCTCCCCAAGGATCTGCGTAGTCAAGACTGGGCCACCCTCTACGGTGCGCGTCGTAGCCGCAACTGA
- a CDS encoding SGNH/GDSL hydrolase family protein — MSVVFMGDSHLARVRRSLAVINAEVRNLAVGGSTVVDLETQLRELDDAREGREGIVNLSIGTNDAAPWRGISVDTFANGLAGTLTTLGGEDVIYLAPPGVVEERLPADAPWTNAAIDDYRSAALDVCRIHGAQVIRADDIVKPFGPNAFSEDGVHLSGTGYRALLPVINTLSASENPVPQGR; from the coding sequence GTGAGCGTTGTCTTTATGGGAGACAGCCACCTCGCGCGCGTGAGGCGGTCGCTCGCCGTCATCAATGCCGAGGTGCGAAACCTGGCCGTCGGAGGATCGACAGTGGTTGATCTTGAAACCCAACTGCGCGAGCTGGACGACGCGCGAGAGGGCCGAGAGGGCATTGTCAATTTGTCGATTGGGACGAATGACGCTGCCCCGTGGCGTGGGATCAGCGTCGATACCTTCGCTAACGGACTGGCCGGCACGCTCACCACGCTCGGCGGCGAGGACGTCATTTATCTGGCGCCACCGGGCGTTGTGGAAGAGCGCCTACCAGCGGATGCACCCTGGACCAACGCCGCGATCGATGACTACCGTTCCGCTGCTCTTGATGTATGCCGGATCCACGGCGCCCAGGTGATCCGGGCGGACGACATCGTGAAGCCGTTCGGGCCAAATGCGTTCTCCGAAGACGGAGTTCACCTCAGTGGCACCGGGTATCGGGCTCTCCTACCGGTCATCAACACGTTGTCCGCCTCCGAAAACCCAGTTCCTCAGGGGCGGTAA
- a CDS encoding IclR family transcriptional regulator: MPSRLPPPTLTTKTLEVLGAFDAGATELTLSELARRSGLPLTTTHRIVRDLLTWGAIELGADGRYCVGLRLWELAALGRRGPALREIALPVMEDLYEATHENVQLAVREGTELVYIERLTGRRAVPTLIRVGGRFALHATGVGLVLLAFAPTEVQQEVLSGPLERWTPHTISDPASLRRALAEVRRVGYARSMSQVTEDALSIACPVRGADDAVVAALSLVVHADTPHGPALLATVRAAARAVSRELGAASATATTAEYSTPRR; encoded by the coding sequence ATGCCGAGCCGGCTCCCGCCACCGACGCTGACGACCAAGACGCTGGAGGTCCTCGGCGCGTTCGACGCGGGCGCGACGGAGCTGACGTTGTCCGAGTTGGCGCGGCGGTCCGGGTTGCCGCTGACGACGACGCATCGGATCGTGCGCGACCTGCTGACGTGGGGCGCGATCGAGCTCGGCGCGGACGGGCGGTATTGCGTCGGGCTGCGGTTGTGGGAGCTTGCAGCGCTGGGACGACGTGGGCCGGCGCTGCGCGAGATCGCGCTGCCGGTGATGGAGGACCTCTACGAGGCGACGCACGAGAACGTGCAGCTCGCCGTCCGCGAGGGCACCGAGTTGGTCTACATCGAGCGCCTCACCGGGCGCCGGGCCGTGCCGACGCTGATCCGTGTCGGTGGGAGATTTGCGTTGCACGCCACCGGTGTCGGGTTGGTGCTGTTGGCGTTTGCGCCGACGGAGGTGCAGCAGGAGGTGCTGTCGGGGCCGCTCGAGCGGTGGACGCCGCACACGATCAGCGATCCGGCCTCGTTGCGACGGGCGCTCGCGGAGGTGCGTCGAGTCGGGTACGCGCGGTCGATGAGCCAGGTGACCGAGGACGCTCTGTCGATCGCGTGCCCGGTGCGCGGAGCGGACGACGCAGTGGTCGCGGCGTTGTCGCTGGTGGTGCACGCGGACACCCCGCACGGGCCGGCGTTGCTGGCGACGGTGCGTGCCGCGGCGCGTGCGGTGTCCCGCGAACTCGGCGCGGCTAGCGCCACCGCGACCACGGCTGAGTATTCGACGCCGCGGCGGTAG
- a CDS encoding aromatic ring-hydroxylating dioxygenase subunit alpha, producing MATWPENRWYVAAYSSEIGDELFARTICGRPLVLYRTSDGEVVALADRCVHRRFPLSQSHRVDDTIVCGYHGFTYDAGGTCVMVPGQKRIPRTARVPAYQVVEQDTLIWLWVGEGQGDPTDIVRVPWLDSPDYTSVRGMEPLAARYELLVDNLMDLSHETYLHGGYIGTPEVADTAITTEADDEHGIVYVSRHMDDAACPPFYSESTGLHGRITRWQDIEYHPPCLYMLHSRIAPVGELPPPNGPDDKAFHVEVNYAITPETEHSTHDFWMVSRDFALDDQKVSDFLAENNRTVVLQDVVALDLLEQVIEGESDNYQELSINIDTGGLAARRILNAMIGESATPTTATAQSAVGAPAVAGR from the coding sequence ATGGCCACGTGGCCCGAAAACCGTTGGTATGTCGCTGCTTACAGCTCCGAGATCGGCGATGAGTTGTTCGCCCGCACCATCTGCGGTCGGCCCCTGGTGCTGTACCGCACCAGTGACGGGGAGGTCGTGGCGCTGGCTGACCGCTGTGTGCACCGCCGGTTCCCGCTGTCGCAGAGCCACCGCGTCGACGACACCATCGTCTGCGGCTACCACGGCTTCACGTATGACGCAGGCGGCACCTGCGTGATGGTCCCCGGCCAGAAACGCATCCCGCGCACGGCGCGAGTCCCGGCATACCAGGTGGTCGAACAGGACACCTTGATCTGGCTCTGGGTCGGTGAGGGGCAGGGCGACCCAACGGACATCGTGCGCGTGCCGTGGCTGGACTCCCCCGACTACACCAGCGTGCGGGGCATGGAGCCGTTGGCGGCGCGCTACGAGTTGCTCGTCGACAACCTGATGGATCTGTCGCACGAGACCTACCTGCACGGTGGCTACATCGGCACGCCGGAAGTCGCCGACACCGCCATCACGACCGAGGCCGACGACGAGCACGGCATCGTCTACGTCAGCCGCCACATGGACGACGCGGCCTGCCCGCCGTTCTACTCCGAATCGACCGGGCTGCACGGCCGGATCACCCGGTGGCAGGACATCGAATACCACCCGCCGTGCCTCTACATGCTGCACAGCCGGATCGCTCCCGTCGGTGAGCTTCCGCCGCCGAATGGTCCGGATGACAAGGCTTTTCACGTGGAGGTGAACTACGCGATCACCCCCGAGACCGAGCACTCGACGCATGACTTCTGGATGGTGTCGCGCGACTTCGCACTCGACGACCAGAAGGTCAGCGACTTCCTGGCCGAGAACAACCGCACGGTCGTGCTGCAGGATGTCGTCGCCCTCGATCTGCTGGAGCAGGTCATCGAGGGCGAGAGCGACAACTATCAGGAACTGTCGATCAACATCGACACCGGCGGCCTCGCAGCGCGTCGGATCCTCAACGCGATGATCGGCGAATCCGCAACGCCGACAACGGCCACCGCACAGTCGGCGGTCGGCGCACCGGCGGTCGCCGGCCGATGA
- a CDS encoding PDR/VanB family oxidoreductase, translating to MNALHVTHDEVDLTLVVESVCDAADGVKAITLRRLDGADLPQWSPGAHTDMTVGGLVRQYSLCGDPADSARWRIAVLREVDGRGGSAAIHGTVRAGDILAARGPRNNFALTSAPAYVFIAGGIGITPLLPMVAAVHTAGAQWRLVMGGRTRASMAFVDELTSTYGDRVDVRPHDETGLLPLDTILADAPDGAAIYCCGPEPLLRAVENHCAAMPSLRLHVERFAPKQDPHAGDNEEFEVELESSGQVLTVGADTSVLEVLESAGVPVLSSCREGTCGTCETEVVEGVVDHRDSLLTEEERAENDVMFVCVSRAACPRLVLAL from the coding sequence GTGAACGCGCTGCACGTGACGCACGACGAGGTCGATCTCACGCTCGTGGTGGAGTCGGTGTGCGATGCGGCCGACGGGGTCAAGGCCATCACACTGCGTCGCCTCGACGGCGCCGACCTGCCGCAGTGGTCGCCCGGCGCCCACACCGACATGACCGTCGGCGGCCTGGTGCGGCAGTACTCACTGTGCGGCGACCCGGCGGACAGCGCGCGATGGCGGATCGCCGTGCTGCGCGAGGTCGACGGGCGAGGAGGGTCAGCAGCGATCCACGGCACCGTTCGCGCCGGCGACATCCTCGCCGCGCGCGGTCCGCGCAACAACTTCGCGTTGACGTCGGCACCGGCATACGTCTTCATCGCCGGAGGCATCGGCATCACGCCACTGCTGCCGATGGTGGCCGCCGTGCACACTGCCGGCGCGCAGTGGCGGTTGGTGATGGGCGGGCGGACGCGAGCGTCGATGGCTTTCGTCGACGAGTTGACGAGCACGTATGGCGATCGCGTCGACGTCCGGCCGCACGACGAGACGGGTCTGCTGCCGCTGGACACGATCCTGGCTGATGCACCGGATGGCGCAGCAATCTACTGCTGCGGACCGGAGCCACTCCTGCGCGCGGTCGAAAACCATTGCGCTGCAATGCCTTCGCTCAGGCTGCACGTCGAGCGCTTCGCCCCGAAACAGGATCCCCATGCCGGTGACAACGAAGAGTTCGAGGTCGAACTCGAGTCGTCCGGGCAGGTGCTCACAGTGGGCGCCGACACCTCCGTGCTGGAGGTGTTGGAGTCCGCCGGAGTGCCCGTTCTTTCCTCCTGCCGGGAGGGGACGTGCGGCACCTGCGAGACCGAGGTCGTCGAAGGCGTCGTCGATCACCGGGACTCGTTGCTCACCGAGGAGGAACGCGCCGAGAACGACGTGATGTTCGTCTGCGTCTCGCGCGCCGCCTGCCCGAGACTCGTGCTCGCGTTGTGA